From one Lotus japonicus ecotype B-129 chromosome 3, LjGifu_v1.2 genomic stretch:
- the LOC130746946 gene encoding secretory carrier-associated membrane protein 1-like isoform X2, whose protein sequence is MSRYDPNPFEHEEVEVNPFAKGAAKGSGQSSYGGGAFYTTNPGSVPSANSRLSPLSPEPYESGATIDIPLDSSKDTKAKEKELQAKESELKRREQELKRREDAIARAGIVIEEKNWPPFFPIIHHDIANEIPIHLQRIQYIAFTTWLGLVLCLSWNFVAVTTAWIKGEGPTIWFLAIIYFISGAPGSYVMWYRPLYRAMRTDSALKFGWFFLSYGATVAHRLLHFCCSCATNYIQRKISHRYFGCN, encoded by the exons ATGAGCCGCTACGACCCCAACCCCTTCGAACACGAAGAGGTCGAGGTCAATCCCTTTGCG AAAGGAGCAGCAAAAGGATCAGGGCAATCAAGTTATGGTGGAGGTGCATTTTATACTACG AACCCTGGAAGTGTTCCCTCGGCAAACTCAAGGCTCTCACCACTTTCTCCAGAGCCTTATGAAAGTGGGGCAACTATTGACATCCCTCTTGACAGCTCAAAG GATACCAAAGCGAAGGAGAAGGAACTTCAAGCTAAAGAGTCAGAATTGAAAAGAAGGGAACAG GAACTAAAACGAAGGGAGGATGCTATAGCACGAG CTGGAATagttatagaggaaaaaaactGGCCACCTTTTTTCCCCATCATTCATCATGACATTGCAAATGAAATACCAATACATCTTCAAAGGATCCAGTATATTGCATTTACGACATGGTTGG GTTTGGTTCTGTGCCTCTCGTGGAATTTTGTGGCAGTTACCACTGCTTGGATCAAAGGAGAAG GTCCAACCATCTGGTTTCTTgctattatctattttatttctGGAGCTCCAGGATCCTATGTAATGTGGTATCGCCCTCTTTATCGTGCTATGAG GACTGACAGTGCGCTGAAGTTTGGCTGGTTTTTCTTGTCATACGgggcaa CAGTTGCACATCGTCTTTTGCATTTTTGCTGCAGTTGCGCCACCAATTATATTCAAAGGAAAATCTCTCAC AGGTATTTTGGCTGCAATTGA
- the LOC130746945 gene encoding protein STRUBBELIG-RECEPTOR FAMILY 3-like isoform X1 — protein MGWKRSTLECERLKIHGNVLLGILLICTIQISCALTDPTDVAAINSLYAALGSPALPGWVPSGGDPCGEGWQGIQCNGSFIQKIVLNGANLGGELGDNLSTFVTISVIDLSNNNIGGSIPSSLPVTMRNFFLAANQFTGSIPTSLSTLTGLTDMSLNENHLSGEIPDAFQSLTQLINLDLSTNNLSGELPPSVENLSALTTLRLQNNQLSGTLDVLQDLPLQDLNVENNQFAGPIPPKLLNIPKFRQAGNPFNVNATAAVAPPPRSPVTAPPGTPVSGGTPVSGGPPVSGVPSSGRVPTKQADGPTVANEPHSVKSKKHTKRVVWISIASVIGFIILVLALILFIPRCGQRRREQNDRRSKRHQIGAVGGERQNARDYGALVQPPRQTEKVPPAADVSKQKEDNQAETRRVWAIPNREHEQEKDVQRMVSIPKPEDHEIDISTLEVYSMPPPPPPPPPPPPPPPTPPPPPPPPPTRKVIVEPVTHRRGTNADPPTRSSVPPPTFAKCFTIASLQQYTNSFSQENLIGGGMLGSVYKAELPNGKLLAVKKLDKRASAHQKDDEFLELVNSIDRIRHANIVELIGYCSEHGQRLLIYEYCSNGSLHDALHSDDEIKTKLSWNARIRMALGAARALEYLHELCHPPVIHRDLKSANILLDEDLSVHVSDCGLAPLITSGSVSQLSGNLLTAYGYGAPEFESGIYTYQSDVYSFGVIMLELMTGRQSHDRTRPRGEQFLVRWAIPRLHDIDALSSMVDPSLNGDYPAKSLSNFADIISRCLQSEPEFRPAMSEVVMYLINMIKKESQ, from the exons ATGGGTTGGAAGAGATCTACTTTGGAGTGTGAGAGATTGAAGATCCATGGAAATGTTCTACTGGGAATTTTGTTGATCTGCACAATTCAGATTTCATGTGCGCTCACTGATCCCACAGATG TTGCTGCAATTAATAGCTTATACGCTGCTCTGGGGTCCCCTGCTCTCCCTGGTTGGGTTCCAAGTGGCGGAGATCCATGCGGAGAAGGGTGGCAAGGCATTCAGTGTAATGGTTCATTCATACAAAAAAT AGTTCTGAATGGTGCAAATTTGGGAGGAGAACTGGGTGATAATCTGTCAACATTTGTTACAATCTCAGTAAT TGATCTGAGCAACAACAACATTGGAGGAAGTATTCCATCCAGTTTGCCAGTTACCATGAGAAACTT TTTTCTTGCGGCCAACCAGTTCACCGGAAGTATTCCGACCTCTTTATCCACTTTAACTGGACTGACAGACAT GTCTCTTAACGAAAACCATTTAAGTGGAGAAATACCAGATGCATTTCAGTCACTTACGCAGTTGATCAACCT AGATTTATCTACTAATAATTTGAGCGGGGAATTGCCTCCTTCCGTGGAGAATTTGTCAGCTCTAACCACCCT GCGCTTACAGAACAATCAGCTGTCTGGGACACTTGATGTTTTACAAGATCTTCCTCTGCAAGATTT GAATGTTGAGAACAACCAGTTTGCTGGCCCAATACCTccaaagttgctaaacatcccaAAATTCAG ACAAGCTGGAAATCCATTTAATGTTAATGCTACTGCAGCTGTTGCTCCTCCACCTCGCTCCCCAGTGACAGCACCGCCAGGAACACCAGTTTCTGGGGGAACACCAGTTTCTGGGGGACCACCAGTTTCTGGGGTACCATCTTCTGGCCGTGTACCTACTAAACAGGCTGATGGACCCACTGTAGCAAATGAACCACATTCTGTGAAATCCAAAAAACACACCAAAAGGGTGGTTTGGATATCTATTGCTAGTGTAATAGGATTCATTATTTTGGTACTAGCACTAATTCTATTTATTCCAAGATGCGGCCAAAGGAGAAGGGAACAGAATGACAGAAGGTCCAAGCGACATCAAATTGGTGCAGTGGGAGGTGAAAGACAAAATGCTAGGGATTATGGGGCTCTAGTCCAACCACCTCGTCAAACAGAAAAAG TACCACCAGCAGCGGATGTTTCAAAGCAGAAAGAGGATAATCAAGCAGAGACCAGGAGAGTGTGGGCTATTCCAAATCGGGAGCATGAGCAAGAGAAGGATGTGCAAAGAATGGTATCAATACCAAAGCCAGAAGATCATGAGATAGATATAAGTACACTAGAAGTGTATTCAATGCCTCCCCCGCCTCCTCCCCCtccccctcctcctccccctccacccacacctccaccaccaccacctcctcctcctacTAGGAAGGTGATTGTTGAGCCTGTCACTCACCGCAGAGGGACTAATGCCGATCCACCCACAAGAAGTTCAGTTCCTCCTCCCACTTTTGCAAAATGTTTCACCATTGCATCACTTCAACAATACACAAATAGCTTTTCTCAAGAAAATCTCATAGGAGGAGGGATGCTGGGAAGCGTGTATAAAGCAGAGCTTCCTAATGGGAAG CTACTTGCTGTGAAGAAACTGGATAAGAGAGCCTCTGCTCACCAGAAGGATGATGAGTTTCTTGAATTGGTGAATAGTATTGACAGAATACGACATGCAAATATTGTTGAGCTTATTGGATACTGTTCAGAGCATGGCCAAAGGCTTCTGATCTATGAGTACTGCAGTAATGGATCACTGCATGATGCACTCCACTCAGATGATGAAATCAAAACAAAACTCTCATGGAATGCTCGAATTCGGATGGCACTTGGAGCAGCTAGAGCCTTAGA ATACTTGCATGAGCTATGTCATCCGCCGGTGATACATAGAGATTTGAAGTCTGCCAATATTCTCCTTGACGAGGATCTATCTGTGCATGTATCTGATTGTGGCTTAGCTCCACTAATAACTTCGGGATCTGTAAGTCAG CTCTCGGGGAACCTGCTGACAGCTTATGGCTATGGAGCTCCAGAATTCGAGTCAGGAATTTACACATACCAAAGTGATGTATACAGCTTTGGAGTGATTATGTTAGAACTTATGACTGGCCGTCAGTCCCATGACAG GACGCGTCCGCGAGGGGAGCAATTTCTTGTCAGATGGGCAATTCCCCGACTTCATGATATTGATGCATTATCAAGCATGGTTGATCCTTCTTTAAATGGAGATTACCCTGCAAAATCATTGTCAAATTTTGCAGACATTATTTCTAGGTGCCTTCAG TCAGAACCAGAATTTAGGCCAGCAATGTCAGAGGTGGTCATGTACTTGATAAATATGATAAAGAAGGAGTCTCAGTAA
- the LOC130746946 gene encoding secretory carrier-associated membrane protein 1-like isoform X1, which produces MSRYDPNPFEHEEVEVNPFAKGAAKGSGQSSYGGGAFYTTNPGSVPSANSRLSPLSPEPYESGATIDIPLDSSKDTKAKEKELQAKESELKRREQELKRREDAIARAGIVIEEKNWPPFFPIIHHDIANEIPIHLQRIQYIAFTTWLGLVLCLSWNFVAVTTAWIKGEGPTIWFLAIIYFISGAPGSYVMWYRPLYRAMRTDSALKFGWFFLSYGLHIVFCIFAAVAPPIIFKGKSLTGILAAIDVLGDHALVGIFYFIGFGLFCLESLLSIWVIQQVMMYFRGSGKAAAMKREAARGTMMAAL; this is translated from the exons ATGAGCCGCTACGACCCCAACCCCTTCGAACACGAAGAGGTCGAGGTCAATCCCTTTGCG AAAGGAGCAGCAAAAGGATCAGGGCAATCAAGTTATGGTGGAGGTGCATTTTATACTACG AACCCTGGAAGTGTTCCCTCGGCAAACTCAAGGCTCTCACCACTTTCTCCAGAGCCTTATGAAAGTGGGGCAACTATTGACATCCCTCTTGACAGCTCAAAG GATACCAAAGCGAAGGAGAAGGAACTTCAAGCTAAAGAGTCAGAATTGAAAAGAAGGGAACAG GAACTAAAACGAAGGGAGGATGCTATAGCACGAG CTGGAATagttatagaggaaaaaaactGGCCACCTTTTTTCCCCATCATTCATCATGACATTGCAAATGAAATACCAATACATCTTCAAAGGATCCAGTATATTGCATTTACGACATGGTTGG GTTTGGTTCTGTGCCTCTCGTGGAATTTTGTGGCAGTTACCACTGCTTGGATCAAAGGAGAAG GTCCAACCATCTGGTTTCTTgctattatctattttatttctGGAGCTCCAGGATCCTATGTAATGTGGTATCGCCCTCTTTATCGTGCTATGAG GACTGACAGTGCGCTGAAGTTTGGCTGGTTTTTCTTGTCATACGgg TTGCACATCGTCTTTTGCATTTTTGCTGCAGTTGCGCCACCAATTATATTCAAAGGAAAATCTCTCAC AGGTATTTTGGCTGCAATTGATGTGTTGGGCGATCATGCATTGGTTGGG ATATTCTACTTCATTGGGTTTGGATTATTCTGTCTTGAGTCACTGCTGAGCATCTGGGTTATTCAG CAAGTAATGATGTACTTCCGCGGCAGTGGCAAGGCTGCAGCGATGAAGCGCGAGGCAGCAAGAGGGACAATGATGGCAGCTCTATGA
- the LOC130746945 gene encoding protein STRUBBELIG-RECEPTOR FAMILY 3-like isoform X2 — MSLNENHLSGEIPDAFQSLTQLINLDLSTNNLSGELPPSVENLSALTTLRLQNNQLSGTLDVLQDLPLQDLNVENNQFAGPIPPKLLNIPKFRQAGNPFNVNATAAVAPPPRSPVTAPPGTPVSGGTPVSGGPPVSGVPSSGRVPTKQADGPTVANEPHSVKSKKHTKRVVWISIASVIGFIILVLALILFIPRCGQRRREQNDRRSKRHQIGAVGGERQNARDYGALVQPPRQTEKVPPAADVSKQKEDNQAETRRVWAIPNREHEQEKDVQRMVSIPKPEDHEIDISTLEVYSMPPPPPPPPPPPPPPPTPPPPPPPPPTRKVIVEPVTHRRGTNADPPTRSSVPPPTFAKCFTIASLQQYTNSFSQENLIGGGMLGSVYKAELPNGKLLAVKKLDKRASAHQKDDEFLELVNSIDRIRHANIVELIGYCSEHGQRLLIYEYCSNGSLHDALHSDDEIKTKLSWNARIRMALGAARALEYLHELCHPPVIHRDLKSANILLDEDLSVHVSDCGLAPLITSGSVSQLSGNLLTAYGYGAPEFESGIYTYQSDVYSFGVIMLELMTGRQSHDRTRPRGEQFLVRWAIPRLHDIDALSSMVDPSLNGDYPAKSLSNFADIISRCLQSEPEFRPAMSEVVMYLINMIKKESQ; from the exons AT GTCTCTTAACGAAAACCATTTAAGTGGAGAAATACCAGATGCATTTCAGTCACTTACGCAGTTGATCAACCT AGATTTATCTACTAATAATTTGAGCGGGGAATTGCCTCCTTCCGTGGAGAATTTGTCAGCTCTAACCACCCT GCGCTTACAGAACAATCAGCTGTCTGGGACACTTGATGTTTTACAAGATCTTCCTCTGCAAGATTT GAATGTTGAGAACAACCAGTTTGCTGGCCCAATACCTccaaagttgctaaacatcccaAAATTCAG ACAAGCTGGAAATCCATTTAATGTTAATGCTACTGCAGCTGTTGCTCCTCCACCTCGCTCCCCAGTGACAGCACCGCCAGGAACACCAGTTTCTGGGGGAACACCAGTTTCTGGGGGACCACCAGTTTCTGGGGTACCATCTTCTGGCCGTGTACCTACTAAACAGGCTGATGGACCCACTGTAGCAAATGAACCACATTCTGTGAAATCCAAAAAACACACCAAAAGGGTGGTTTGGATATCTATTGCTAGTGTAATAGGATTCATTATTTTGGTACTAGCACTAATTCTATTTATTCCAAGATGCGGCCAAAGGAGAAGGGAACAGAATGACAGAAGGTCCAAGCGACATCAAATTGGTGCAGTGGGAGGTGAAAGACAAAATGCTAGGGATTATGGGGCTCTAGTCCAACCACCTCGTCAAACAGAAAAAG TACCACCAGCAGCGGATGTTTCAAAGCAGAAAGAGGATAATCAAGCAGAGACCAGGAGAGTGTGGGCTATTCCAAATCGGGAGCATGAGCAAGAGAAGGATGTGCAAAGAATGGTATCAATACCAAAGCCAGAAGATCATGAGATAGATATAAGTACACTAGAAGTGTATTCAATGCCTCCCCCGCCTCCTCCCCCtccccctcctcctccccctccacccacacctccaccaccaccacctcctcctcctacTAGGAAGGTGATTGTTGAGCCTGTCACTCACCGCAGAGGGACTAATGCCGATCCACCCACAAGAAGTTCAGTTCCTCCTCCCACTTTTGCAAAATGTTTCACCATTGCATCACTTCAACAATACACAAATAGCTTTTCTCAAGAAAATCTCATAGGAGGAGGGATGCTGGGAAGCGTGTATAAAGCAGAGCTTCCTAATGGGAAG CTACTTGCTGTGAAGAAACTGGATAAGAGAGCCTCTGCTCACCAGAAGGATGATGAGTTTCTTGAATTGGTGAATAGTATTGACAGAATACGACATGCAAATATTGTTGAGCTTATTGGATACTGTTCAGAGCATGGCCAAAGGCTTCTGATCTATGAGTACTGCAGTAATGGATCACTGCATGATGCACTCCACTCAGATGATGAAATCAAAACAAAACTCTCATGGAATGCTCGAATTCGGATGGCACTTGGAGCAGCTAGAGCCTTAGA ATACTTGCATGAGCTATGTCATCCGCCGGTGATACATAGAGATTTGAAGTCTGCCAATATTCTCCTTGACGAGGATCTATCTGTGCATGTATCTGATTGTGGCTTAGCTCCACTAATAACTTCGGGATCTGTAAGTCAG CTCTCGGGGAACCTGCTGACAGCTTATGGCTATGGAGCTCCAGAATTCGAGTCAGGAATTTACACATACCAAAGTGATGTATACAGCTTTGGAGTGATTATGTTAGAACTTATGACTGGCCGTCAGTCCCATGACAG GACGCGTCCGCGAGGGGAGCAATTTCTTGTCAGATGGGCAATTCCCCGACTTCATGATATTGATGCATTATCAAGCATGGTTGATCCTTCTTTAAATGGAGATTACCCTGCAAAATCATTGTCAAATTTTGCAGACATTATTTCTAGGTGCCTTCAG TCAGAACCAGAATTTAGGCCAGCAATGTCAGAGGTGGTCATGTACTTGATAAATATGATAAAGAAGGAGTCTCAGTAA